A genomic stretch from Doryrhamphus excisus isolate RoL2022-K1 chromosome 23, RoL_Dexc_1.0, whole genome shotgun sequence includes:
- the ndufc1 gene encoding NADH dehydrogenase [ubiquinone] 1 subunit C1, mitochondrial yields the protein MTLAKLLTPAILVTRAGSRTVFTSSKRDTTSPNWLRVGLAFGSSIFLWSLLFKQHSTDVHEYKVRNNLQ from the exons ATGACGTTGGCCAAATTACTTACTCCAGCTATCCTTGTCACTAGAG CTGGATCCAGGACTGTATTTACAAGCTCCAAGCGGGACACGACTTCTCCCAACTGGTTACGAGTGGGTCTTGCCTTTGGATCTTCGATTTTCCTGTGGAGCCTG CTCTTCAAACAGCATAGTACAGATGTCCACGAGTATAAAGTGAGGAACAATCTACAGTAA